Genomic window (Streptomyces sp. LX-29):
TGAACGCGACGGTGGCGACCTCCGTCTTCGCGGGCTTCATGGTGCTGACCGTGGCACTCGGCCTGCTCGCGGTGCGCGGCCGGGGCTCCGGCGGCGGACTGGCCGAGTGGTCGGTGGGCGGGCGCAGCCTGGGCACCGTCTTCATCTGGGTGCTGATGGCGGGCGAGGGCTACACCAGCTTCAGCTATCTGGGCGCGGCCGGCTGGGGCTACAACACCGGGGCGCCGGTGCTGTACGTGCTGGCGTACATGTCCTGCGGCCACGCCATCGGCTATGTGGTGGGCCCGATGCTGTGGTCCTACGCGCGCCGACACGGCCTGGTCGGCATCACGGACATGGTGGCCCACCGCTACGGCCGGCCGTGGCTCGGCGCGCTGGTCGCGGTGCTGGCCACGCTGTGCCTGCTGCCGTACATCCAACTCCAGATCACCGGAATGGGCGTCGTGGTCTCCACGATCTCCTACGGCGCCATCAGCCTCAACTGGGCCAATTTCATCGCGTTCGCGGTCACCACCGGCTTCGTCGTCGTCAGCGGGCTGCGCGGCAGCGCATGGGTGTCGGTGCTGAAGGACGTGCTGGTCATCGGCACGCTCGCGTTTCTCGCGGTCTATGTGCCGGTCCACTACTTCGGCGGTTACGGCGACTTCCTGGACCGCATGGTCGCCGAGCGGCCGGAGTGGCTGACCGTCCCCGGGCACGGGGGCGGCGGCCTGGGGGAGGGCTGGTTCCTCTCGACGGTCTTCCTCAACTCCCTCACCGTCGTCATCTTCCCGACCACCGTCGCGGGCTACCTCGGCGCGCGCGACGCCGACGCGCTGCGCCGCAACGCGATGCTGCTGCCCTTCTACAACGTGCTGCTCTTCGTGCCGATGCTGCTGGGCATGGCGGCGCTGTTCGTGGTGCCGGGGCTGGCCGGGGCGGAGTCCAACCTGGCGCTGTTCAAGCTGGTGGTGGACTCGCTGCCGGCCTGGGCGGTCGGCGTCATCGGGGTCGCGGCCGCCCTCTCCTCGATCGTGCCGATGGCGGTCTTCATGCTGGTCATCGGCACCATGTGGGGGCGCAGCGTGCTGGGCGCGCTGCCCCGCTTCGCCGGCCGGCCGGACCGTCAGAAGCTCGGCTCCCAGGCGGTGGTGGTGGCCGCGGGCGCGGCGGCGCTGCTGCTCACCTACCTCGCGCCCAACACCCTGGTGCGGCTCTCGCTGGTCTCCTACGAGGGCATGGCACAGCTCATCCCGATGCTGCTGCTCGGCCTGGTGTGGCGGCGGCTGACCCTCCCCGGGGCGCTGGCCGGGCTGGTGGTGGGCGGCGCCCTGGTGAGCTTCCTCGTCTTCACCGGGCGCGATCCGCTGTGGGGCGTGAACGCGGGGCTGCTGGCGCTGGCCGCCAACCTCGCGGTCGCGGTGACGGTCAGTCTGCTGGGGCCGCGGGAGCGGGATCCGCGACCGGACGAGGAGGTGCTGGCC
Coding sequences:
- a CDS encoding sodium:solute symporter family protein, with amino-acid sequence MNATVATSVFAGFMVLTVALGLLAVRGRGSGGGLAEWSVGGRSLGTVFIWVLMAGEGYTSFSYLGAAGWGYNTGAPVLYVLAYMSCGHAIGYVVGPMLWSYARRHGLVGITDMVAHRYGRPWLGALVAVLATLCLLPYIQLQITGMGVVVSTISYGAISLNWANFIAFAVTTGFVVVSGLRGSAWVSVLKDVLVIGTLAFLAVYVPVHYFGGYGDFLDRMVAERPEWLTVPGHGGGGLGEGWFLSTVFLNSLTVVIFPTTVAGYLGARDADALRRNAMLLPFYNVLLFVPMLLGMAALFVVPGLAGAESNLALFKLVVDSLPAWAVGVIGVAAALSSIVPMAVFMLVIGTMWGRSVLGALPRFAGRPDRQKLGSQAVVVAAGAAALLLTYLAPNTLVRLSLVSYEGMAQLIPMLLLGLVWRRLTLPGALAGLVVGGALVSFLVFTGRDPLWGVNAGLLALAANLAVAVTVSLLGPRERDPRPDEEVLALETESGPGDREGLADSVVGGRG